In Polaribacter sp. L3A8, a genomic segment contains:
- the yajC gene encoding preprotein translocase subunit YajC: protein MYNAIFLQEGVGSLMSMLPFLAIIVVFYFFMIRPQMSKQKKEKAFQAEIKVGTKVVTSSGIHGKIATINTADNTITIETGAGKIKFERSAISMELSKRFLEPAKK, encoded by the coding sequence ATGTATAATGCAATTTTTTTACAAGAAGGAGTAGGTAGTTTAATGAGTATGTTACCTTTTTTAGCCATTATTGTAGTGTTTTATTTCTTTATGATAAGACCACAAATGAGTAAGCAAAAAAAGGAAAAGGCTTTTCAGGCTGAAATTAAAGTAGGTACAAAAGTGGTAACTTCTAGTGGTATTCACGGTAAAATTGCTACAATAAATACTGCAGATAATACAATTACTATAGAAACAGGAGCAGGTAAAATTAAGTTTGAGCGTTCTGCTATTTCAATGGAATTAAGCAAAAGGTTTTTAGAGCCAGCTAAAAAATAA
- a CDS encoding DUF1573 domain-containing protein, with product MKKITILLAFVVTASFFTACKDGGNVTSKINKENLDQAASRDSEIKKGTALISLDKKVYDFGTVNEGDIVETSFVITNSGKTDLVITNAQGSCGCTVPTWPKAPIKPGETGTVDVKFNTSGKPNRQQKTVTLTTNTASGREILTLKGSVTPKAKI from the coding sequence ATGAAAAAAATAACAATTTTATTAGCTTTTGTAGTTACAGCATCTTTTTTTACAGCATGTAAAGATGGAGGAAATGTTACTTCTAAAATTAACAAAGAAAATTTAGACCAAGCAGCGTCTAGAGATAGCGAAATTAAAAAAGGAACAGCTTTAATTTCTTTAGATAAAAAAGTGTACGATTTTGGTACCGTAAATGAAGGAGATATTGTAGAAACTAGTTTTGTAATTACCAATTCTGGTAAAACAGATTTAGTAATAACAAATGCACAAGGATCTTGTGGATGTACGGTTCCAACATGGCCTAAAGCACCAATTAAACCAGGAGAAACAGGTACAGTTGATGTGAAATTTAACACGAGTGGTAAGCCTAATAGACAACAAAAAACAGTAACTTTAACTACAAATACAGCATCTGGTAGAGAAATCTTAACATTAAAAGGATCTGTAACACCTAAAGCAAAAATTTAA